The Candidatus Hydrogenisulfobacillus filiaventi sequence CCCTCCTCCTGCCGCTGGTGACTGCCTTCTACCTCCTGCTGGCGGTGCTGGAGGACTCCGGCTACCTGCCCCGGCTGGCCACCCTGCTCGACCGCTGGTTCCTGAAGCTGGGGCTCAACGGGCGGGCGGTGATCCCCCTGGTGCTGGGCTTCGGCTGCGTTACGATGGCGACCGTCACCACCCGCATCCTCAGTACGCCCCGCGAGCGCACGATGGCTACCATCCTGCTGGCCTGGACGGTGCCGTGTTCGGCCCAGATGGGGGTCATCACCGGGCTCCTGTCCGGCCTCGGCTGGCGGTATGCCGTGGCCTACGCCGGTATCATCGTCGGTCTGTTCGTGCTGGTGGGGACCGCCCTCGACCGTACCCTGCCCGGCCGGCCCGCCCCCCTCCTGCTGGCGCTGCCCCCCCTGCGTTGGCCGCAGGCGGGGGCGGTGTGGGTGAAAACCTGGATCAAGGTGGCTGGCTTCCTGCGTGAGGCAGGACCCCTCTTTCTGATTGGAAGCGGGGCGGTGGAACTGGCCACCTTGACCGGCCTGCTGCCGGCCCTGGAACGGGCCCTGGGCCCGGCCCTGCAAGGATGGCTGGGCCTGCCGCCTCAGGCCGCCTCCGCCTTCCTCTTGGGCTTTCTGCGCCGGGATTTCGGGGCGGCGGGCTTCTACGGTCTGTCCTTGAGCCCGCATCAGGTTGTGACCGGGGCTGTCACCCTCACCCTGTTCGTGCCCTGCCTGGCCTCCACCCTGGTCATCCTGAAGGAGCAGGGCCTGGTCCGGGGCGGCGCCATCTGGCTGGGGTCCATTGTCCTCGCCCTCCTGACCGGGGGGGCGGTGGCGCACGGGCTGCCGCTCTAGGCGCCGGCTTCCCGAAGTCCCGGCTGGTCCAACCCTGGCCGGGGCAGGGGCGTTACCATAAAAGGGGAGGGCCCGCAGGCCCTCCACTAGGGGAATGCCCAATCGGGGAGGGATTCCGGCCGGCATGCCGGGGATGGTGCCCGGTCCCCGCCGCCTGCGGCGGTGGACCAAGGTTCCGGAGATTACGGTCTGGTTTTGGGTCGCCAAGCTGCTCACCACCGCCATGGGGGAGGCGACCTCGGACTTTCTGGTGCATCACCTGAACCCCTACCTGGCGGTGGCGCTCGGGGGAGTGGCGTTTTCGGCCGCCCTGGGCTGGCAGCTGGCCGCCCGCCGCTACGTGGCGGCGGTCTACTGGACGGCGGTAGCCATGGTGGCGGTCTTCGGCACCATGGTGGCCGACGCTACCCATGTGGTGCTGGGGGTGCCCTACTACGCTTCCACCCTGACGTTTGGGGTGGTGCTGGCCCTGGTCTTCCGCACCTGGTTCCGGGTGGAGGGGACCCTGTCCATCCACAGCGTGTACACCCTGCGCCGGGAGCTCTTCTACTGGGCCGCCATCCTGTCCACCTTCGCCCTGGGCACGGCGGCCGGGGACATGACGGCCACCACCCTGCACCTGGGGTATCTGGCCTCCGGCCTGCTGTTCGCGGGGCTGTTCGCGCTGCCGGGGCTGGCCTACCGCTACCTGGGGGTGCGCGAGGTGCCGGCCTTCTGGAGCGCCTACGTACTCACCCGGCCGCTGGGGGCCTCGTTTGCCGACTGGTTCGGCATGCCCCGTAGCATCGGCGGCCTCGGCTACGGTCATGGGCCGGTGAGTCTGGTTACCACCGTGGCCATCGTGCTGGTGGTGGGCTATCTGACCGTGAGCCGCAAGGATGTGCGCGCGACTGCCCCCGTCCCCGGCGCCTGGCTGCCGGAGGAGGGATAACGGCGGCCCGGCCGTGGCACCTGCATACCCCCTCCGGCATAGGCCGACATCAGGGGGTGAGCGACTATGGCCAGAGCCCGGGTGGAGACGGCCGCATGCCCGGTGTGCGCCTACCCGCTGGTGCTGGCGTGGGGGCGCTGTCCGCGTTGCGGGGTGGAGGTGGGGCCGCTGCCCGGCTGTGCCGCTTGCCGGGTGCCCCGCGCCTGCCGTGCGGGGCGCGGGCGCGCGCGTTGTGGCCCCGGGGAGGGGGGCGTATAATGGCCCAGGGGTGTTGCCGGTGCCGTGGGGGGCGTCGCGCTGGGCGGTAGGCCTGGGCGCGCTGATTCTGGGGATGATGCTGGCCGTGCAGGTCCGCCTGCAACGGGTGGTGCCCCCGCCCACCGACACCAACCAGCTGCTCACCCTGCTGCGGACGGAGGACGCCCGCAAGCAGGCCCTGACCCGGGAAGTGGCGCATCTGCAGGCGCTGCTGAATCAGCGGATGACCGCGGCCGCCGCCGCCCGGCGGTTGTCCCGGGAGCTTACCACCGCCCAGATCCTGGCCGGCACCGTGCCGGTGCATGGGCCCGGCATCGAGGTGCAGTGGTCCAACGGGACGGCGCCGCCCGGCTACCAGCTGACCGATATTGACCTTCTGCTCATGGTCAACGAGCTGCGGGCGGCGGGGGCAGAGGCCATCAGCATCAACGGCCAGCGTATCACCGCCCTGAGCGAGATCCGCCAGGCGGCCAATTACATCGTCATCAACGATACCCAGGAGGACCCGCCCTTCACCATTGATGCCATCGGGCCGCCCAAAACCCTGCGCGACGCCCTGACCTTGCCCGGCGGGCTGGTCAGTGTCTCCCAGCAGGAGGGGCGGTCCATCACGGTCAGCCTGCGGTCGATGCTGACCATCCCGGCCACGACTGCGCCGTCCCTTTCCTATGCCAAGGCCGGGCCCTCCTGAGCGGCCCGTGAGCGGCGGGTCCAACCTGTCTAAAGGAGCGAAACGCATCATGTCCACGGCCGTCCCCGGCGGCGATATCATTGGGGTGGCGGACGGGAAGCTCATGGTTCCCGACCGGCCCCTGATCCCTTTTATTGAAGGCGACGGAATCGGTCCCGACATCTGGGCCGCCACCCGGGCGGTGGTGGACCGCGCGGTGGAGGTGGCCTACGGCGGGCGCCGGGGCATTGCCTGGCTGGAGGTGCTGGCGGGGGAGAAGGCCTACGCCCGCACCGGGTCCTGGCTGCCCGACGAGACCCTGGAGGCCTTTGCCACCTACAAGGTGGGCATCAAGGGGCCCCTCACCACTCCCGTGGGCGGCGGCATCCGCAGCCTTAACGTCACCCTGCGCCAGACCCTCGACCTGTATGCCTGTGTGCGCCCGGTGCGCTACCTGCGGGGGGTCCCTTCCCCCATGCGCCGCCCGGAGGCGGTGGATATGGTTATCTTCCGGGAGAACACCGAGGATGTGTACGCCGGCCTGGAGTGGGCGGCGGGGTCGCCCGAGGCACGGGCGCTGGCGGAGTTTGTGAGTGAACGCCTGGGCAAGGCGGTGGATCCGGAGGCGGCGCTGGGCCTGAAGCCCATGACGGCCCGGGCCAGCCGGCGGCTCATCGCCCGCGCCCTGGATTATGCCCTCGCCCACGGGCGGCGCTCGGTGACCCTGATGCACAAAGGCAACATCATGAAGTTCACCGAGGGCGCCTTCCGGGATTGGGGGTACGCCCTGGCCCGTGAGCAGTACGCCGGGCGGGTGGCGGCGGAGGCCGACCTGGGTGGGGCGGAGCCGGCGCCGGGCCAGGTGGTGCTCAAGGACCGCATCGCCGACAACCTGTTTCAGCAGGTGCTGCTCTATCCGGAGCAGTACGATGTCATCGCCACTCCCAATTTGAACGGCGACTACCTGTCGGATGCCCTGGCGGCGCAGGTGGGCGGCCTGGGCATGGCCCCGGGGGCCAACCTGTCCGATACCGTGGCCGTGTTCGAGGCCACGCACGGCACCGCCCCCAAGTACGCCGGCCAGGATGTGGCCAACCCCGGTTCCCTCATCCTGTCGGCGGTGATGATGCTGGAGCACCTGGGCTGGAATGAGGCCGCCAGCCTGGTGTTCTCGGCCCTGGAGCGGACGGTGGCGGCGGGGGAGGTTACCCGCGACCTGGCCCGGCAGCTGCCGGGATCCCGGGAACTGGGCACCGCTGCCTTTGCGCGTGCGGTCATGGCCCGTATGACGGGCGAGTAGGGAGAGGGGGCAGATCATGTTCCGCCGGCCCAAGATCACGGTGGTGGGAGCGGGGGCGACCGGCGCTACCACCGCCCACCTGCTGGCCTTGAAGGACCTGGGTGACGTGGTATTGTTGGATGTGGTGGAGCGCGTCCCCCAGGGCAAGGCGCTCGACATCTGGGAGGCGGGGCCCATCGAGGGCTTTGCCGCCCGGGTGACCGGCACCAACGCCTACGAGGACACCGCCGGATCCGATCTGGTGGTCATCACCGCCGGGATGCCGCGTAAGCCCGGGATGAGCCGCGACGACCTGCTCAAGGTTAACGCCGCCATCGTGGGTGAGGTGGCGCAGAAGGCGGCGGCGCAGTCCCCGGACGCGGTGTTCGTGGTGCTCACCAACCCCGCCGACGTCATGGCCTACGTGACCTGGAAGGCCACCGGCCTGCCCCCCGCCCGCATCCTGGGCCAGGCCGGGGTGCTAGACTCCGCCCGCTTCCGCGCCTTCCTGGCCGATGCGCTCCACATTTCCCCCAAGGATGTCTCCGCTTTCGTGATGGGCGGCCACGGGGACGACATGGTGCCGCTGGTGCGCTATTCCTATGCGGGGGGCATTCCGGTCGAGCGCCTGCTGCCCAAGGCGGAGCTCGACGCCATCGTGGAGCGTACCCGCTTCGGAGGGGGCGAGGTGCTGCAGCTGATGGGCAGCTCGGCTTTCTACGCCCCCGCCTCCTCCCTGGCCGAGATGATCGCGGCCATCCTGCACGACGAGCACCGGCTTTTGCCCCTTATTGCCTACCTGAATGGGGAGTACGGCTACTCCGGCCTCTACGTGGGGGTCCCGGCCGTGTTGGGCGGCGGCGGGGTGGAACGGGTGGTGGAGGTGGACTTCACCCCCGAGGAACAGGCGGCCTTCGCCCGCTCGGTGGGGTCGGTGCAGAAACTGCTGGCCTTGTTGGAGGAATCCTAAACAGGACGCGGGCGGGTCTCCCGCCCGCGCGGGTAAGGGGGCCCCGTCCGTGCAGAGCCGAGACCGCGCCTTGCACTACCATGCGCAGGCGCAGGGCAAGATTCAGGTTTTGAGCAAGGTGCCGGTGCGCAACGCCGACGAGCTGTCGTTGGTCTATACCCCGGGGGTGGCCGAGCCTTGCCGGGCGATTGAGCGCGACCCCGAGGAGGCGTGGCGGTACACCAGCCGTGGCAACCTGGTGGCCATCGTCACCGATGGCAGCGCGGTGCTGGGCCTGGGGGACATCGGGCCCCTGGCCGGCCTGCCGGTGATGGAGGGTAAGGCCATCCTGTTCAAGCTGTTCGGGGGGGTGGACGCTTTCCCCCTCTGCCTCAACACCCAGGACCCGGACACCATCGTGCGCACGGTCAAGTTGCTGGAGTCCTCCTTCGGGGGCATCAACCTGGAGGATGTGGCCGCACCCCGCGCCTTTGAGATCGCGGAGCGGCTGGAGGCGGAGCTCAGCATCCCGGTGTTCAACGACGACCAGCATGGTACGGCGGTGGTGGTGGGGGCGGCGGTGCTGAACGCCTTGCGCTATACCGGGCGCGACCCGCAGGCGGTGAAGGTGGTGTTCAACGGGGCGGGGGCGGCCGCTATCGCCACCGCCCGCCACCTGATGGCCCTGGGGGTGGAGGACATCACCCTGGTGGACCGGGCCGGCATCCTCTATGAGGGCCGCCAGGAGGACATGAATCCGTACAAGGCCGCCATCGCCCGCGTCACCAATCGGGAGCGGCGGCGGGGCACCTTGAAGGACGCCCTGGTTGGGGCCGACCTCTTCATCGGGGTGTCGGTAGCGGGGGCGCTGACCATGGACATGATGCGGGTCATGCGTCCCGACTCCATCGTCTTCGC is a genomic window containing:
- a CDS encoding conserved membrane protein of unknown function (Evidence 4 : Unknown function but conserved in other organisms) encodes the protein MPGMVPGPRRLRRWTKVPEITVWFWVAKLLTTAMGEATSDFLVHHLNPYLAVALGGVAFSAALGWQLAARRYVAAVYWTAVAMVAVFGTMVADATHVVLGVPYYASTLTFGVVLALVFRTWFRVEGTLSIHSVYTLRRELFYWAAILSTFALGTAAGDMTATTLHLGYLASGLLFAGLFALPGLAYRYLGVREVPAFWSAYVLTRPLGASFADWFGMPRSIGGLGYGHGPVSLVTTVAIVLVVGYLTVSRKDVRATAPVPGAWLPEEG
- a CDS encoding Exonuclease SbcC, whose product is MSDYGQSPGGDGRMPGVRLPAGAGVGALSALRGGGGAAARLCRLPGAPRLPCGARARALWPRGGGRIMAQGCCRCRGGRRAGR
- a CDS encoding conserved protein of unknown function (Evidence 4 : Unknown function but conserved in other organisms); translated protein: MLPVPWGASRWAVGLGALILGMMLAVQVRLQRVVPPPTDTNQLLTLLRTEDARKQALTREVAHLQALLNQRMTAAAAARRLSRELTTAQILAGTVPVHGPGIEVQWSNGTAPPGYQLTDIDLLLMVNELRAAGAEAISINGQRITALSEIRQAANYIVINDTQEDPPFTIDAIGPPKTLRDALTLPGGLVSVSQQEGRSITVSLRSMLTIPATTAPSLSYAKAGPS
- the icd gene encoding isocitrate dehydrogenase (Evidence 2a : Function from experimental evidences in other organisms; PubMedId : 8045898, 9244258, 11290745, 24325460; Product type e : enzyme), producing MSTAVPGGDIIGVADGKLMVPDRPLIPFIEGDGIGPDIWAATRAVVDRAVEVAYGGRRGIAWLEVLAGEKAYARTGSWLPDETLEAFATYKVGIKGPLTTPVGGGIRSLNVTLRQTLDLYACVRPVRYLRGVPSPMRRPEAVDMVIFRENTEDVYAGLEWAAGSPEARALAEFVSERLGKAVDPEAALGLKPMTARASRRLIARALDYALAHGRRSVTLMHKGNIMKFTEGAFRDWGYALAREQYAGRVAAEADLGGAEPAPGQVVLKDRIADNLFQQVLLYPEQYDVIATPNLNGDYLSDALAAQVGGLGMAPGANLSDTVAVFEATHGTAPKYAGQDVANPGSLILSAVMMLEHLGWNEAASLVFSALERTVAAGEVTRDLARQLPGSRELGTAAFARAVMARMTGE
- the mdh gene encoding Malate dehydrogenase (NAD-dependent) (Evidence 2a : Function from experimental evidences in other organisms; PubMedId : 6319195, 8550482, 12034826, 16788182, 22720735, 23136871, 24325460, 25355936; Product type e : enzyme), giving the protein MFRRPKITVVGAGATGATTAHLLALKDLGDVVLLDVVERVPQGKALDIWEAGPIEGFAARVTGTNAYEDTAGSDLVVITAGMPRKPGMSRDDLLKVNAAIVGEVAQKAAAQSPDAVFVVLTNPADVMAYVTWKATGLPPARILGQAGVLDSARFRAFLADALHISPKDVSAFVMGGHGDDMVPLVRYSYAGGIPVERLLPKAELDAIVERTRFGGGEVLQLMGSSAFYAPASSLAEMIAAILHDEHRLLPLIAYLNGEYGYSGLYVGVPAVLGGGGVERVVEVDFTPEEQAAFARSVGSVQKLLALLEES
- the maeB gene encoding NADP-dependent malic enzyme (conversion of malate into pyruvate, anabolic) (Evidence 2a : Function from experimental evidences in other organisms; PubMedId : 16788182, 22740702, 23136871, 24325460, 25393291; Product type e : enzyme), which translates into the protein MQSRDRALHYHAQAQGKIQVLSKVPVRNADELSLVYTPGVAEPCRAIERDPEEAWRYTSRGNLVAIVTDGSAVLGLGDIGPLAGLPVMEGKAILFKLFGGVDAFPLCLNTQDPDTIVRTVKLLESSFGGINLEDVAAPRAFEIAERLEAELSIPVFNDDQHGTAVVVGAAVLNALRYTGRDPQAVKVVFNGAGAAAIATARHLMALGVEDITLVDRAGILYEGRQEDMNPYKAAIARVTNRERRRGTLKDALVGADLFIGVSVAGALTMDMMRVMRPDSIVFALANPVPEIWPVHALEMGAAVVGTGRSDFPNQINNVLGFPGIFRGALDVRARRITSGMRLAASRALAELVSDGELRDDYILPSPMDRRVAPAVARAVAHAAIAEGLAAVPVEPDWVADHCRTLVEAVAGAEERLMGSEEPGL